Proteins encoded within one genomic window of Candidatus Curtissbacteria bacterium:
- a CDS encoding cupredoxin domain-containing protein — translation MFDILYKKISIIGLVIVLGLVLSACKKTSNNTTVDSTQNTFPSSNNQSDTGDSQSITIAMTDSGFSSQSAKVKSGGTINWVNNSSATIQVASDPHPTHTANREITNGQVTIVLAPGESSSVTVTKTGSWGYHDHLNASTKGTVVVE, via the coding sequence GTGTTTGATATTCTTTATAAGAAAATTTCGATAATTGGTTTGGTAATCGTTCTTGGGCTCGTTCTTTCCGCTTGTAAGAAGACGAGTAATAATACGACCGTCGACTCTACACAAAATACATTCCCATCTAGTAACAATCAAAGCGACACCGGAGATTCACAAAGTATAACTATCGCGATGACGGATAGTGGTTTTTCATCTCAAAGCGCGAAGGTTAAATCTGGCGGGACGATAAACTGGGTTAACAATTCTTCAGCCACAATACAAGTAGCTTCGGATCCACACCCGACGCATACCGCAAATCGAGAGATTACGAATGGACAAGTGACAATTGTGCTTGCACCTGGCGAATCTTCTTCGGTTACAGTAACCAAAACAGGTAGCTGGGGATACCATGATCACTTGAATGCGAGCACGAAAGGTACGGTGGTTGTTGAATGA
- a CDS encoding class II fructose-bisphosphate aldolase — MTSKDWLTKARAENFAIGAFNIDNLDILKAVCTAAVSRKSPIIVEFSQGEVDYFGLENIVDLVKNAREEYKIPLLLNLDHSKKSEQTLKVIEIGGFDNVHFDGSDLGFEENIEEAKKVVSAAHAKGVLVEGEFNRIAGSSQVHTEEIDLEELSKSYTDPKGAAEFVTKTGVDILAPIFGNVHGTFPIEPDLDMSLLKEIREAVGDTFIAMHGGSGIAADQVKEAINVGGIVKVNVNTELRSAFKDAFSESFEENPKEYAYYNLTPDVILAIAAVVEAKIDVFGSANRL; from the coding sequence ATGACCTCAAAGGATTGGCTTACTAAAGCGAGAGCTGAAAATTTCGCAATAGGTGCGTTTAATATAGATAACCTCGATATTTTAAAAGCTGTTTGCACGGCAGCAGTTTCGAGAAAATCTCCGATCATAGTCGAATTTTCCCAAGGAGAAGTTGATTATTTTGGGCTGGAAAATATAGTCGATTTGGTAAAAAACGCGCGGGAAGAATACAAGATTCCTCTGCTTTTGAATCTGGACCATTCAAAAAAATCAGAGCAAACCTTGAAGGTGATTGAGATCGGAGGATTTGATAACGTTCATTTTGACGGAAGCGATCTTGGTTTTGAAGAAAATATAGAAGAAGCTAAAAAAGTGGTTAGTGCTGCTCATGCAAAAGGTGTTTTGGTCGAAGGAGAGTTTAACAGAATTGCTGGTTCCAGCCAGGTGCACACAGAAGAGATTGATTTGGAAGAGCTCTCGAAATCGTACACAGATCCGAAAGGGGCTGCGGAATTTGTGACAAAGACGGGTGTGGATATTCTGGCGCCAATTTTTGGGAACGTTCACGGGACTTTTCCTATTGAGCCCGATTTAGACATGTCTCTTTTGAAGGAGATAAGAGAGGCGGTTGGAGATACTTTTATCGCGATGCATGGAGGTTCTGGAATTGCAGCAGACCAGGTAAAAGAGGCAATAAATGTGGGTGGAATAGTCAAGGTTAATGTGAATACAGAGTTGAGGAGCGCTTTTAAGGATGCGTTTTCTGAAAGTTTTGAAGAAAATCCAAAAGAATACGCTTATTATAATTTGACGCCAGACGTAATTTTGGCAATCGCTGCCGTGGTTGAAGCAAAAATTGACGTCTTTGGATCTGCCAACAGATTATAA
- a CDS encoding RpiB/LacA/LacB family sugar-phosphate isomerase, with the protein MPQAPLFKVKIFIASDHAGFELKRALIDHLKLKGHDVEDCGAKTFDKDDDYPDFIYPCAQKVVSNPGSFGIILGASGQGEAIVANKAKGARAALFYGGNLDIVRRSKDHNDCNILSLGASYLSGDEAKEAVDLWLETQFTGEERHARRVEKIERVDRVENG; encoded by the coding sequence GTGCCACAAGCGCCTCTTTTTAAAGTGAAGATATTTATTGCTTCTGACCATGCAGGCTTTGAGCTTAAAAGAGCTTTGATTGACCATCTTAAGTTGAAAGGTCACGACGTAGAGGATTGTGGGGCGAAAACTTTTGACAAGGATGACGATTATCCTGACTTTATTTACCCATGTGCTCAGAAAGTTGTTTCTAATCCGGGCTCTTTCGGAATAATACTTGGAGCAAGCGGCCAGGGAGAGGCGATAGTTGCAAACAAAGCAAAGGGCGCTCGAGCAGCGCTATTTTATGGGGGCAATTTGGATATTGTGAGACGATCGAAGGATCACAATGACTGCAATATCTTATCGCTCGGAGCAAGCTACTTGAGTGGGGATGAAGCAAAAGAAGCTGTTGATTTATGGCTCGAAACTCAATTTACCGGTGAAGAAAGACATGCAAGAAGGGTCGAGAAGATTGAGAGGGTTGATAGGGTCGAAAATGGTTAA
- a CDS encoding FAD-dependent oxidoreductase, producing the protein MNVDFLIIGGSAAGTTAAEVIRGLSPDSTITIIEDEDHEQYSRVLLPHYIRGKVTREQVFLKKPEWYTDKKIDLLKGVKAVKLDPQNHKVVDDKGDEYQYGKLLIAVGGRVIPFEVAGADLANILYMRTVDDADKIINAAKKSQRGVIIGGGFIGLEFASCFKLNGVSDVTILVREKYFWEGKLDEDSSRVLVAVLERNGVKVLTGKEVERFEPSSSHSRLDPEFPDKIDSRFRGNDNSDKRVGAVVTKSGKRLDAQVVGIGVGIRPNLEWLEGSGIEIGRAIKTNEYLETNLPDVFAAGDCAEFNDVIFERQHVLGNWANATNQGNIVGKNMGGQRTIFETASSYSINFFDGACSFMGVTEADFADEVVPRGSVEAGKMTQIYIKTIGGVMRIVGATIINNPMEVSPLTAAIKSKTDISANKDKLDDPSFDLKDLVINS; encoded by the coding sequence ATGAATGTTGACTTCTTAATAATAGGCGGGTCTGCCGCAGGAACTACGGCTGCAGAAGTTATTCGTGGACTCTCTCCTGATTCTACTATCACAATTATCGAGGACGAAGATCACGAACAATACTCCAGAGTTCTGCTTCCACATTATATTCGGGGAAAAGTTACCCGCGAACAGGTTTTTTTGAAAAAGCCTGAGTGGTACACGGATAAGAAAATAGATCTTTTGAAAGGTGTAAAAGCGGTTAAACTCGATCCTCAGAATCACAAAGTTGTTGATGATAAAGGTGATGAATATCAGTATGGGAAATTGTTGATAGCAGTTGGAGGACGGGTGATACCATTTGAAGTAGCTGGTGCGGATCTTGCAAACATTTTATACATGAGGACGGTTGATGATGCTGACAAGATAATTAATGCAGCTAAAAAGAGTCAAAGGGGTGTGATTATTGGAGGAGGATTTATAGGTCTTGAGTTTGCGAGTTGTTTCAAATTAAATGGGGTTTCTGACGTTACAATTTTGGTAAGAGAAAAGTATTTTTGGGAAGGGAAATTGGACGAAGATTCGAGCAGGGTTTTGGTTGCTGTTTTGGAGCGAAATGGAGTCAAGGTTTTGACGGGAAAAGAAGTCGAAAGGTTTGAACCTTCTTCCAGTCATTCTCGGCTAGACCCTGAATTTCCTGACAAAATAGATTCCCGCTTTCGCGGGAATGACAACTCAGACAAAAGAGTGGGTGCGGTGGTAACTAAATCGGGTAAGAGGCTTGATGCGCAGGTTGTTGGGATTGGGGTTGGAATCAGGCCAAATCTTGAATGGCTTGAGGGTTCGGGGATAGAAATTGGACGTGCGATTAAAACTAACGAGTATTTGGAGACGAATTTGCCTGATGTTTTTGCTGCAGGGGACTGTGCAGAGTTTAATGATGTGATTTTTGAAAGGCAGCATGTTCTTGGCAATTGGGCGAATGCTACAAATCAGGGAAATATTGTAGGAAAGAATATGGGAGGTCAAAGGACAATTTTTGAGACAGCGTCTTCATATTCGATTAACTTTTTTGATGGTGCGTGTTCCTTCATGGGGGTGACGGAAGCTGATTTCGCGGACGAAGTTGTTCCTAGGGGGTCGGTAGAAGCCGGGAAAATGACGCAAATTTACATCAAAACAATTGGTGGAGTGATGAGAATTGTTGGCGCGACGATCATTAATAATCCGATGGAAGTTTCGCCTCTGACAGCTGCTATAAAGTCAAAAACAGATATATCTGCTAACAAAGACAAGCTTGACGATCCCAGCTTTGACTTGAAAGACCTAGTTATTAATTCCTAA
- a CDS encoding VIT1/CCC1 transporter family protein produces the protein MSDEEKSVAKPIRGEFLREIVFGANDGVVTSIGFLVGIAGAVSDQTIVVIAGALTIIAGGASMALGNYLAVKSQREFYESKEEAHSENNPIISGVIIGAFYLLGGFPPLLPFILFRPATRALIMSIIVAIIVMGLIGFMRWTLNRRNLGGKIGETIIVGIIAAGIGFLAGEVLNYLGLSAAI, from the coding sequence ATGAGCGACGAGGAAAAGAGCGTAGCGAAACCTATTCGGGGAGAATTTTTAAGAGAAATTGTTTTTGGCGCAAACGACGGAGTAGTGACTTCGATCGGTTTTCTTGTAGGTATTGCAGGAGCAGTTAGCGACCAAACTATAGTTGTAATTGCCGGGGCGTTAACCATTATTGCAGGTGGAGCATCTATGGCGCTGGGAAATTATCTGGCTGTTAAATCTCAAAGGGAATTTTATGAATCTAAAGAAGAAGCTCACAGCGAAAATAATCCAATTATTTCGGGCGTAATTATCGGCGCCTTTTATTTATTGGGAGGATTTCCGCCGCTTCTACCTTTTATTCTTTTTAGACCAGCTACTCGAGCTCTTATTATGTCGATTATTGTTGCCATTATAGTTATGGGACTGATTGGTTTTATGAGATGGACATTAAATAGAAGAAACTTGGGTGGGAAGATTGGCGAGACAATAATTGTTGGAATAATTGCCGCGGGTATTGGATTTCTCGCGGGCGAAGTTCTTAATTACCTCGGCCTTAGTGCCGCTATTTAA